Proteins from a genomic interval of Alphaproteobacteria bacterium:
- a CDS encoding MaoC family dehydratase N-terminal domain-containing protein, protein MSDAAVSYADWSASLEVREDIATPAMTGNLAATLDRDEPPPTLGDNLPWGWHWLYFPNQDRQSAVGADGLTMDSGFMPPVPFPRRMFAGARMQYQRPIRLGDRIRRESEVIRIREKEGRSGKLAFITVAYRVFDESGLCVEEEQDIVMREAEAQTSVPAVAEAEPEPLANDWQQEIDPDPVMLFRFSAVTFNPHRIHYDEPYATGVEHYPGLVVHGPLTAILLLELCRDSSGGRALKSFGFRAMRPLFATAPFRLTGRPTADGQGCDLAALTPEGALAMKAEIEFAD, encoded by the coding sequence ATGAGCGATGCCGCCGTGAGCTACGCAGACTGGAGCGCCAGCCTGGAGGTGCGCGAGGACATCGCCACCCCCGCCATGACCGGCAACCTGGCCGCCACCCTCGATCGCGACGAGCCGCCGCCCACCCTCGGCGACAACCTGCCCTGGGGCTGGCATTGGCTCTATTTCCCCAACCAGGACCGCCAGTCCGCGGTCGGCGCCGATGGCCTCACTATGGACTCGGGCTTCATGCCGCCCGTGCCCTTCCCGCGACGCATGTTCGCCGGCGCCCGCATGCAGTACCAGCGCCCCATCCGGCTCGGCGACCGCATCCGCCGCGAATCGGAAGTTATACGCATCCGGGAAAAGGAAGGCCGGTCGGGAAAGCTGGCGTTCATCACGGTGGCCTACCGTGTGTTCGACGAAAGCGGCCTTTGCGTCGAGGAAGAACAGGACATCGTCATGCGCGAGGCCGAGGCCCAGACTTCGGTACCGGCGGTGGCGGAAGCCGAGCCCGAACCCTTGGCCAACGACTGGCAGCAAGAGATCGATCCCGATCCGGTGATGCTGTTCCGCTTTTCCGCCGTCACCTTCAACCCCCACCGCATCCACTACGACGAGCCCTATGCCACCGGCGTCGAGCATTATCCCGGCCTGGTGGTTCACGGGCCGCTGACGGCCATATTACTGCTCGAGCTGTGTCGCGATTCAAGCGGCGGGCGGGCCCTCAAGTCCTTCGGCTTCCGGGCCATGCGGCCGCTTTTCGCCACCGCCCCCTTCCGCCTCACCGGCCGCCCCACGGCCGACGGCCAGGGCTGCGACCTGGCCGCTCTCACGCCCGAAGGCGCGCTCGCCATGAAGGCCGAGATCGAATTCGCGGATTGA
- a CDS encoding CaiB/BaiF CoA-transferase family protein — translation MRGALKDILVVAVEQAVAAPYCSSRLADAGARVIKVERPEGDFARHYDAVAGGHSAYFVWLNRGKESLKLDFKQPDDAALLDRILARADVYIQNLAPGAAERAGIGSDELRRRHPRLITCDISGYGDDERVSHMRAYDMLIQAEVGLASITGTPEAPGRVGVSVADISCGMYAAGAILEALHERYRTGTGKGLKVSLFDALADWMAVPLLYHAAGRPPGRIGLHHPVLAPYGAYAARGGELIVLSIQNAREWQRFCEHVLERPDLAEHELFHDNQARVANRQALDSEIEAVFSAHDRETLVERLKRGRVAYGAVNSLDDLAQHPALRLVPQPIPGGSIDVVAPPARVAGEAPEFAPVPELGQHSRAIAKEFAAGESDGAE, via the coding sequence ATGCGAGGCGCCTTGAAGGACATCCTGGTGGTGGCCGTCGAGCAGGCCGTGGCGGCGCCCTATTGTTCCTCGCGCCTGGCTGATGCCGGCGCCCGGGTGATCAAGGTGGAGCGCCCGGAAGGCGATTTCGCCCGGCACTACGATGCCGTGGCCGGCGGCCACAGCGCCTATTTCGTCTGGCTCAACCGGGGCAAGGAATCGCTCAAGCTCGACTTCAAACAGCCTGACGACGCGGCGCTTCTCGACCGCATCCTGGCCCGGGCCGACGTCTACATCCAGAACCTGGCACCCGGTGCCGCCGAGCGCGCCGGCATCGGCTCGGACGAGCTGCGCCGGCGCCATCCCCGGCTTATCACCTGCGATATCTCGGGCTATGGCGACGATGAACGCGTCAGCCACATGCGGGCCTACGACATGCTGATCCAGGCCGAGGTGGGGCTGGCCTCGATCACCGGCACGCCTGAGGCGCCGGGCCGGGTGGGCGTCTCGGTGGCCGATATTTCCTGCGGCATGTATGCCGCTGGCGCCATTCTCGAGGCGCTGCATGAGCGCTACCGTACCGGCACCGGCAAGGGCCTCAAGGTTTCGCTCTTCGACGCCCTGGCCGACTGGATGGCGGTACCGCTCTTGTACCACGCCGCCGGCCGGCCGCCAGGCCGCATCGGGCTGCACCATCCCGTGCTGGCCCCTTATGGCGCCTATGCCGCCCGTGGCGGCGAGCTGATCGTGCTGTCGATCCAGAACGCCCGCGAATGGCAGCGCTTTTGCGAGCACGTGCTGGAAAGGCCTGATTTGGCCGAGCACGAACTTTTCCATGACAACCAGGCCCGGGTGGCCAATCGCCAGGCGCTGGATAGCGAAATCGAAGCGGTCTTTTCGGCCCACGACCGCGAGACGCTGGTCGAGCGTCTCAAGCGCGGGCGGGTGGCCTATGGTGCGGTCAATTCGCTCGACGATCTGGCCCAGCATCCGGCGCTCAGGCTGGTGCCCCAGCCCATCCCCGGCGGCAGCATCGACGTGGTGGCGCCGCCGGCCCGGGTGGCCGGCGAGGCGCCCGAGTTCGCGCCCGTGCCGGAGTTGGGCCAACACAGCAGAGCCATAGCCAAGGAATTCGCCGCCGGCGAAAGCGACGGCGCGGAGTAG